In Ruegeria sp. YS9, the genomic window TAGAGGACGCGGATGTGCGCGAAGCGGTGGCAAAAGGCTACCACAAGCTGTTGTCGTACAAGGACGAATACGAAGTTGCGCGCCTTCTTCTGACCAGTCGGGAAAAGGCGGCGGCCGAGTTTGATGGTGACTTCAAGATAACCTTTCACCTTGCCCCGCCGATATTCGGCGGATCGGGCAGCAATGGCAGGCCGAAAAAGCGTGCCTTCAGCGAATCCATCATGACTGCGTTGAAACTGTTGACCAAACTCAAGGCATTGCGCGGCACACCACTGGACATTTTCGGGTATTCATCCGAACGCAAGATGGAGCGCGCCCTGATCCGACAGTATGAAAAGGATATGCGCGAGGTTCTGCCCCTTGTGTCGCAGGGCACCCGTGATGCGATTGCCGCCCTGGCCCGCTTGCCGCTGGATATCCGCGGATTTGGGCCGGTTCTGCGGGAAAATGAGGCCAAGGCTGCCAAACGGCGAGAGGAGCTGCTGGCGGTCATCCGCAGCGGTGGGCCTGAATTGCAAGCCGCGGCAGAGTAATTCGTCACAAGGGTGTCACGATAGCTGGTCAAACCTGTTGCTTGCATTTATTTTGCGCGCAGCAAAACGGAGCCCTACATGTCTTCTCGCCGTCATGTCGTTCGTGACATCTCGTATGCGCATTCCGCCGAAACCAAGGGGGGGCGGCTGGTCATCAGGCTGATGGAGAACACCACGGGACGGTTGCGTCTGATCAAACGGGCGGACGGCTACGAACAAGAAGTTGCAAAGGGTCGGGATTTCTGGTCGGTCATGGTCGATCGCTATGGATTGACCTTGGATGTCGTTGGTGGCGCACTGGAGAATATCCCCAAAGAGGGTCCGCTTATCCTGATTGCAAACCATCCGTATGGAATTCTGGATGGGCTGATGATGGGGCATATATTGTCGCAGACCCGTGGTGATTTCCGGATTCTCGCAAATCGCGTTTTCCGCAAGGCCGAAGACCTGAACCGTATCGTTTTGCCTGTTTCGTTTGATGAAACCAAAGAAGCGGTGAAACTGAATCTGGATACGCGGAAAACCGCATTGAATTACCTCGGCGATGGCGGCGCGATCGGGATTTTCCCTGGGGGTACGGTCAGCACCGGCGTCAATCCGTTCGCGCATCCCATGGATCCGGGGTGGCGCGGTTTCACGGCCCGCATGGTGGCGAAATCCAATGCCACCGTCGTTCCGGTGTTCTTCGACGGGCACACGTCACGTTTGTTTCAGATAGCAAGCCATATGCACAACACCCTGCGCATGGGCTTGCTGATCAAGGAGTTCAAAAAGCGTGTCGATACCCCGGTCAAAGTGGTGATTGGCACGCCTATCGGGCGCGACATTCTGGATCCGCTGGGCAAGGATACGCGCAAGATGATGGATTTCCTGCGCAAAGCGACGTATGAGCTGTCTCCGACACCGCTGAAGTCTTATGACTATGGCTATGAATTTGAGGAACGGCATCGCGCCTGAAGGGGCTAATGGCAGTAGGTATCTTTGATTCCGGATTGGGCGGTCTGACCGTCCTGAGCGCCGCGCAGACACGTCTGCCTGACGTTGATTTCCTGTATTACGCGGACAGCGCGCATGCC contains:
- a CDS encoding lysophospholipid acyltransferase family protein — translated: MSSRRHVVRDISYAHSAETKGGRLVIRLMENTTGRLRLIKRADGYEQEVAKGRDFWSVMVDRYGLTLDVVGGALENIPKEGPLILIANHPYGILDGLMMGHILSQTRGDFRILANRVFRKAEDLNRIVLPVSFDETKEAVKLNLDTRKTALNYLGDGGAIGIFPGGTVSTGVNPFAHPMDPGWRGFTARMVAKSNATVVPVFFDGHTSRLFQIASHMHNTLRMGLLIKEFKKRVDTPVKVVIGTPIGRDILDPLGKDTRKMMDFLRKATYELSPTPLKSYDYGYEFEERHRA